The Campylobacter sp. CN_NE2 genome contains a region encoding:
- a CDS encoding riboflavin synthase: MFNGLIREIAEVVSFSGNSLRIRAKFKPEHIGDSIAINGACLSVTQILADGFVVEISSETAGLIATQNFRDRVHIEPAMRLGERIDGHLVQGHVDGVGEITKITKLKSGYDFFINLPKNLMPFVANKGSVAIDGVSLTINEVLPNAIRLTIIPQTMKDTLFGEFQAGRKVNVETDLLARYAARILGFVGEKKESLSWDQVNLISSLY, encoded by the coding sequence ATGTTTAACGGACTAATTAGGGAAATCGCCGAAGTCGTTAGTTTTAGCGGGAATTCGCTTCGAATTCGGGCAAAATTTAAGCCTGAGCATATCGGCGATAGTATCGCTATAAACGGCGCGTGTCTTAGCGTAACGCAAATTTTAGCTGACGGCTTTGTCGTGGAGATTTCGAGCGAAACGGCAGGGCTGATAGCCACGCAAAATTTCAGAGACAGAGTGCATATCGAACCTGCTATGCGTTTGGGAGAGCGCATTGACGGGCATTTGGTGCAAGGACACGTCGACGGCGTGGGCGAAATCACAAAAATCACAAAGCTAAAAAGCGGATATGATTTTTTTATAAATTTGCCAAAAAATTTAATGCCGTTTGTCGCAAACAAAGGCTCCGTGGCGATTGACGGCGTTAGCCTTACCATAAACGAAGTCTTGCCTAACGCAATTCGCCTAACAATAATCCCGCAAACTATGAAAGATACGCTATTTGGCGAGTTTCAAGCAGGGCGAAAAGTAAATGTCGAAACCGATCTGCTCGCAAGATACGCAGCGCGAATTTTGGGCTTTGTGGGCGAGAAAAAAGAGAGTTTGTCGTGGGATCAGGTGAATTTGATTTCAAGCCTTTACTAA